Proteins encoded in a region of the Mycobacterium branderi genome:
- a CDS encoding family 1 encapsulin nanocompartment shell protein has product MNNLYRELAPITEAAWDEIELEATRTFKRHIAGRRVVDVSGPGGPTMAAVGTGRLTDVKAPTDGVVAHLRASKPLVRLRVPFTLSREEIDDVERGAQDADWDPVKTAAKKLAFVEDRAIFEGYPAASIEGIRSASSNPALTLPEDARDFPDVISQALSGLRLAGVDGPYSVLLSADAYTKVSETTEHGYPIREHLHRLVDGDIIWAPAIDGAFVLTTRGGDFDLQLGTDVAIGYLSHDADTVQLYMQETLTFLCYTAEASVCLGT; this is encoded by the coding sequence ATGAACAACCTCTACCGCGAGCTGGCGCCGATCACCGAGGCCGCCTGGGACGAAATCGAATTGGAGGCGACGCGGACGTTCAAGCGCCACATCGCCGGGCGCCGGGTGGTCGATGTCAGCGGGCCGGGTGGACCCACCATGGCGGCAGTCGGCACCGGTCGGCTGACCGATGTGAAGGCGCCTACCGATGGCGTGGTGGCGCACCTGCGGGCCAGCAAACCGCTTGTGCGGCTGCGGGTTCCGTTCACGCTGTCACGCGAGGAGATCGACGACGTGGAGCGCGGCGCCCAGGACGCCGACTGGGATCCGGTCAAGACGGCCGCCAAGAAGCTGGCGTTCGTGGAAGACCGGGCCATCTTCGAGGGGTATCCGGCGGCGTCGATCGAAGGGATCCGCAGCGCTAGCTCCAACCCGGCGCTCACGCTGCCCGAGGATGCCCGCGACTTCCCCGACGTTATTTCGCAGGCGCTTTCGGGCCTGCGTTTGGCCGGTGTCGACGGCCCGTATTCGGTGCTGTTGTCGGCCGACGCGTATACGAAGGTCAGCGAGACCACCGAGCACGGCTACCCGATCCGCGAGCACCTGCACCGACTGGTCGACGGCGACATCATCTGGGCGCCCGCAATCGACGGGGCATTCGTATTGACCACCCGCGGTGGGGATTTCGACCTGCAACTCGGCACCGACGTGGCGATCGGCTACCTGTCCCACGACGCGGACACCGTGCAGCTGTACATGCAGGAGACCCTGACATTCTTGTGCTACACCGCCGAAGCATCGGTTTGCTTGGGGACGTAA
- a CDS encoding DHA2 family efflux MFS transporter permease subunit translates to MPVPPPAASAELTYPDKLDARLLRIAGVCALAVLMAIMDSTVVAVAQRTFVAEFDSTQAVVAWTMTGYTLALATVIPLAGWAADRFGTKRLFMASVVAFTTGSVLCATAPNISLLIAFRVVQGIGGGMLMPLAVTILTREAGPKRIGRLMAVLGIPMLLGPIAGPVLGGWLIDAHGWEWIFGINLPIGVAAFVLAAVVFPPDRSTSSEPFDLVGMLLLSPGLAALLYGVSSLPGRGTVTDRHVWIPAAVGLVLVSGFVWHALYRTNHPLIDLRLFKNREVTAANSAMLLFSAAFFGAVLLIPSCFQQLLHQTPLQSGVHMMPERVGALLTMPLAGWLLDRRGPDKIVLVGITLICTGMATFAYGVSTQVDYLPLLLVGLVLMGMGLGCIAMPLIAASVQSLAPHQVARGSALIHVNLQVANSISIALMSVILTGQFNRSKDISAADKFTILKQEAARNGVTPNPAAIPRRALAPDFMSNVLHDLSHAYTAVFVAAFVLLVLTYIPAAFLPRKPVSNQPPLLA, encoded by the coding sequence GTGCCCGTGCCGCCACCTGCCGCCAGCGCGGAGCTGACCTATCCGGACAAGCTCGACGCGCGTCTGCTCCGGATAGCCGGCGTCTGCGCCCTGGCCGTGTTGATGGCGATCATGGACTCCACGGTCGTCGCCGTCGCTCAGCGCACCTTTGTCGCCGAATTCGACTCCACCCAAGCGGTGGTCGCTTGGACGATGACCGGCTACACGCTTGCGTTGGCCACTGTGATCCCGCTGGCTGGCTGGGCTGCCGACCGGTTCGGCACCAAGCGGTTGTTCATGGCGTCGGTGGTGGCCTTCACAACCGGCTCGGTGTTATGCGCGACGGCGCCGAACATCAGCCTGCTCATCGCGTTTCGCGTGGTACAGGGCATCGGTGGCGGCATGCTGATGCCGCTGGCCGTCACGATCTTGACGCGCGAAGCGGGTCCGAAGCGGATCGGCCGGCTGATGGCAGTGCTGGGCATCCCGATGCTGCTCGGCCCGATTGCCGGACCGGTCCTGGGCGGCTGGCTGATCGATGCCCACGGTTGGGAGTGGATCTTCGGCATCAACCTGCCGATCGGCGTGGCGGCGTTCGTCTTGGCGGCGGTCGTCTTCCCGCCGGATCGTTCGACGTCGTCTGAGCCGTTCGACCTCGTCGGCATGCTGTTGTTGTCGCCCGGGTTGGCGGCTCTGCTGTACGGGGTATCGTCCCTCCCCGGCCGGGGCACAGTTACCGACCGGCACGTCTGGATACCGGCAGCCGTGGGCCTGGTGTTGGTCAGCGGGTTCGTGTGGCACGCGTTGTACCGGACGAATCATCCGCTGATCGATCTGCGGCTGTTCAAAAACCGTGAGGTCACCGCTGCCAACTCGGCGATGCTGCTTTTCTCCGCGGCGTTTTTCGGCGCTGTGCTGCTCATCCCGAGCTGCTTCCAGCAGTTGCTGCATCAGACGCCGCTTCAATCCGGGGTGCATATGATGCCCGAGCGGGTCGGCGCCCTGCTGACCATGCCGCTGGCCGGCTGGCTGCTGGACAGGCGCGGCCCCGACAAGATCGTTCTGGTGGGCATCACGCTGATCTGCACCGGCATGGCGACCTTCGCCTACGGTGTTTCGACTCAGGTCGACTACCTGCCGCTCCTGCTGGTGGGTCTGGTGTTGATGGGCATGGGCCTGGGTTGCATTGCGATGCCACTGATTGCGGCGTCGGTGCAGTCGCTGGCACCGCATCAGGTTGCGCGCGGTTCGGCGCTGATCCACGTCAATCTCCAAGTGGCGAACTCGATCAGCATCGCGCTGATGTCGGTGATCCTGACCGGCCAGTTCAACCGCAGTAAAGACATTTCCGCCGCTGACAAATTCACGATCCTCAAACAGGAAGCGGCGCGCAACGGTGTGACGCCCAATCCCGCGGCGATACCTCGTCGTGCTCTTGCACCCGATTTCATGAGCAACGTGCTGCACGACTTGTCACACGCCTACACGGCGGTGTTCGTGGCAGCGTTCGTCCTGTTGGTGTTGACCTATATTCCTGCGGCGTTTCTGCCCCGGAAACCGGTTTCGAACCAGCCGCCGTTGCTGGCGTGA
- a CDS encoding ATPase encodes MRVILATMLLAGGLAVGPLSVAHADVETCPPVCDKIPDSAWVGAREIPLNSTYRWPSLAGIAVPLTGTTPRFRFEELCATPAFPQDTRDSAVAGRATVVNPQGQWQLQAQVVHWRGDTARGGQNVSSVFNIAAAALRGCQLGSPAQSPSVTADGANRLAAVISGPVIMHTYLVAHPQSSTISELTLWSSTPPQVPWPVISDDQVLDAMTAPLCDAYIASCP; translated from the coding sequence GTGCGGGTGATCTTGGCGACGATGCTGCTCGCAGGTGGTCTGGCGGTCGGGCCGCTATCGGTTGCCCATGCCGATGTCGAGACCTGTCCCCCGGTCTGCGACAAGATCCCGGACAGTGCATGGGTTGGCGCGCGGGAGATCCCGCTGAATTCGACGTACCGTTGGCCCTCGCTCGCCGGCATCGCGGTACCGCTCACCGGGACGACGCCGCGCTTCCGGTTCGAAGAGTTATGCGCCACTCCGGCATTCCCGCAGGACACGCGCGACTCGGCAGTCGCTGGCCGGGCAACCGTCGTCAATCCCCAAGGACAGTGGCAGCTGCAGGCCCAGGTGGTGCATTGGCGCGGCGACACCGCGCGTGGCGGCCAAAACGTCTCCTCGGTGTTCAACATCGCCGCGGCGGCGCTGCGCGGCTGTCAGTTGGGATCGCCCGCGCAGTCGCCGTCGGTCACCGCCGATGGCGCTAACCGGCTGGCGGCTGTAATCAGCGGTCCGGTGATCATGCACACCTACCTCGTCGCGCACCCGCAGAGCAGCACGATCAGCGAACTGACCCTGTGGTCGTCGACGCCGCCGCAGGTGCCGTGGCCGGTGATCTCCGACGACCAGGTCCTGGACGCGATGACCGCCCCCCTCTGCGACGCGTACATCGCGTCCTGCCCCTGA
- the purS gene encoding phosphoribosylformylglycinamidine synthase subunit PurS: MARVVVHVMPKAEILDPQGQAIVGALGRLGHSGISDVRQGKRFEIEVDDSVDDSELAQIAESLLANTVIEDWTVSREAT; encoded by the coding sequence GTGGCCCGGGTGGTTGTGCACGTGATGCCCAAGGCCGAGATTCTCGACCCGCAGGGGCAGGCGATCGTCGGCGCGTTGGGACGTCTGGGCCATAGTGGAATCTCAGATGTGCGCCAGGGCAAGCGATTTGAGATCGAGGTCGACGACAGCGTCGACGACTCCGAGCTTGCCCAGATTGCCGAATCGCTATTGGCCAACACGGTGATCGAGGACTGGACAGTAAGCAGGGAAGCGACGTGA
- a CDS encoding MBL fold metallo-hydrolase has protein sequence MELTHFGHSCLLADFGHTTVLFDPGNFSHGFEGITGLSAIVITHQHPDHVDTTRLPALCDANPDAALYADPQTAAQLGEPCKVVNVGDELSFGELTIRAVGGRHAVIHPEIPVIDNISYLVGDGDHPARFMHPGDALFVPDEPVDVLATPAAAPWMKISEAVDYLRAVAPARAVPIHQGIIAPDARGIFYSRLSEMTDTDFQVLPEESAVTF, from the coding sequence ATGGAACTCACGCACTTCGGCCATTCCTGTCTGCTCGCCGACTTCGGCCATACCACTGTGTTATTCGACCCGGGCAATTTCTCGCACGGTTTTGAGGGAATCACCGGCCTTTCCGCGATCGTGATCACCCATCAGCATCCCGACCACGTCGACACCACACGCCTGCCCGCGCTGTGCGACGCTAACCCGGACGCGGCGCTGTACGCCGACCCGCAAACGGCCGCCCAACTCGGCGAGCCCTGCAAGGTCGTCAATGTCGGCGACGAGCTGTCCTTCGGCGAACTGACCATCCGCGCCGTCGGGGGCCGGCACGCCGTCATCCACCCCGAAATCCCGGTTATTGACAACATCTCGTATCTGGTAGGCGACGGCGACCACCCCGCGCGCTTCATGCATCCCGGCGACGCGTTGTTCGTCCCCGACGAACCGGTGGACGTGCTGGCCACCCCCGCTGCTGCGCCGTGGATGAAGATCTCCGAGGCGGTCGACTATCTGCGCGCCGTCGCGCCCGCCCGCGCGGTGCCCATTCACCAAGGCATCATCGCGCCCGACGCGCGCGGCATCTTCTACAGCCGGCTCAGCGAAATGACCGACACCGATTTTCAGGTACTCCCCGAAGAAAGCGCGGTCACGTTCTAA
- a CDS encoding glutathione peroxidase, whose protein sequence is MTLTDVPLTTLDGRPTSLADYADRTVLLVNVASKCGLTPQYSALQQLAQDYAERGLTVIGVPCNQFMGQEPGSAEEIQTFCSTSYGVTFPLLEKTEVNGPGRHPLYAELTKTPDADGQAGDVQWNFEKFLIAPGGTVVNRFRPRTEPDAPELISAIEAVLPS, encoded by the coding sequence ATGACTCTCACCGATGTCCCCCTGACCACTCTCGACGGCCGCCCGACCTCGCTGGCCGATTACGCCGACCGCACGGTGCTGCTGGTCAACGTCGCATCGAAATGTGGCCTGACGCCTCAATACAGCGCGCTGCAACAGCTGGCGCAGGACTATGCCGAGCGAGGGCTAACCGTGATCGGGGTGCCGTGCAACCAGTTCATGGGCCAAGAACCGGGCAGCGCTGAGGAAATCCAGACGTTTTGCTCCACCAGCTACGGTGTGACATTTCCGTTGCTGGAGAAAACCGAGGTCAACGGGCCGGGCCGGCATCCGCTCTACGCCGAACTGACGAAAACGCCCGACGCCGACGGCCAGGCCGGAGACGTGCAGTGGAACTTCGAGAAGTTCCTGATTGCGCCGGGCGGGACAGTGGTGAACCGATTCCGGCCGCGGACCGAGCCCGATGCGCCGGAGTTGATCTCCGCCATCGAGGCGGTGCTGCCAAGTTAG
- a CDS encoding Dyp-type peroxidase, whose amino-acid sequence MPDVQPQPILAPLTPAAIFLVVTIDEGGEDTVHDALADISGLVRAIGFRDPSKRLSVVTSIGSDAWDRLFAGPRPAELHPFIELQGPRHVAPGTPGDVLFHIRAETMDVCFELATRLIDAMSGAVTVVDEVHGFRFFDNRDLLGFVDGTENPDGPLAASSTQIGDEDPDFAGGCYVHVQKYIHDMAGWNSLSVTEQERAFGRTKLEDIEFDDDDKPANSHLALNKVEDDEGNELKIVRHNMPFGEVGKGEYGTYYIGYSRSPGVTEQMLRNMFLGDPPGVTDRILDFSTAVTGGMFFSPTVDFLDDPPPLPGAAAPAVESESEDGSLAIGSLKGNPQ is encoded by the coding sequence GTGCCCGACGTGCAGCCGCAACCGATCCTTGCTCCGTTGACGCCGGCCGCGATCTTTCTTGTGGTCACCATCGACGAGGGCGGCGAAGACACCGTCCACGACGCGCTGGCGGACATCTCCGGGCTGGTGCGCGCCATCGGATTCCGTGATCCATCAAAACGGCTGTCGGTGGTCACCTCGATTGGATCCGATGCCTGGGACCGCTTGTTCGCGGGCCCGCGGCCCGCTGAACTGCATCCGTTCATCGAACTGCAGGGTCCACGACACGTCGCTCCGGGCACACCGGGCGACGTGTTGTTCCATATCCGGGCCGAGACAATGGATGTCTGTTTCGAGCTGGCCACCCGGCTGATCGACGCGATGTCCGGCGCGGTCACGGTCGTCGACGAGGTGCACGGCTTCCGGTTCTTCGACAACCGCGATCTGCTCGGATTCGTCGACGGCACCGAGAATCCCGACGGCCCGCTGGCGGCGAGCTCCACACAGATCGGCGACGAGGACCCCGACTTCGCCGGCGGATGCTACGTGCACGTGCAGAAGTACATCCACGATATGGCCGGCTGGAATTCGCTGTCGGTCACCGAGCAGGAGCGGGCGTTCGGCCGAACGAAGCTGGAAGACATCGAATTCGACGACGACGACAAGCCGGCCAACTCGCACCTCGCGCTGAACAAGGTCGAAGACGACGAGGGCAACGAATTGAAGATCGTGCGGCACAACATGCCGTTCGGTGAGGTCGGTAAGGGCGAATACGGCACGTATTACATCGGTTATTCCCGCAGTCCGGGCGTCACCGAGCAGATGCTGCGCAACATGTTTCTCGGTGATCCGCCGGGTGTCACCGACCGCATCCTGGACTTCTCCACCGCGGTCACCGGCGGGATGTTCTTCTCCCCCACCGTCGACTTCCTCGACGATCCGCCACCACTGCCGGGTGCAGCCGCTCCCGCGGTGGAGTCCGAATCGGAAGACGGATCATTGGCGATCGGCAGTCTGAAAGGAAACCCGCAATGA
- a CDS encoding DUF2334 domain-containing protein → MSGKLIVSVSGIGERTLGDVEAFCAEMDAREVPVSLLVAPRLKGGYRLDRDPRTVEWLTARRAGGDAIVLHGYDEAATKKRRGEFATLPAHEANLRLMAADRVLEHLGLRTRLFAAPGWTVSPGAVTALPRNGFRLLADLHGITDLVRNTTVRARVLGIGEGFLAEPWWCRMLVLSAERIARRDGIVRVAVAARQLRKPGPLQAMLDAVDLALLHRCEPTVYQWRADRALPDAA, encoded by the coding sequence GTGTCTGGAAAGCTGATCGTCTCGGTTTCCGGGATCGGCGAGCGAACGTTGGGCGACGTCGAGGCGTTTTGTGCGGAGATGGACGCCCGAGAGGTGCCGGTCTCGTTGCTGGTGGCTCCGCGCCTCAAAGGCGGCTATCGGCTCGACCGTGATCCGCGCACGGTGGAGTGGTTGACCGCACGCCGTGCCGGCGGTGACGCGATCGTGCTGCACGGCTACGACGAGGCGGCCACCAAGAAGCGCCGCGGCGAGTTCGCGACGCTGCCGGCCCACGAGGCCAACCTGCGGTTGATGGCGGCTGACCGCGTCCTCGAACACCTCGGCCTGCGGACGCGGCTGTTCGCCGCGCCGGGGTGGACGGTGTCCCCCGGAGCGGTGACTGCCTTGCCCCGCAACGGTTTTCGCCTGCTGGCTGATCTGCACGGTATTACCGACCTGGTTCGGAACACCACCGTGCGGGCCCGCGTGCTCGGCATCGGGGAGGGATTTCTCGCCGAGCCGTGGTGGTGCCGGATGCTGGTGCTGTCGGCCGAGCGCATTGCCCGCCGCGACGGCATTGTGCGGGTGGCGGTCGCTGCCCGTCAGCTGCGCAAGCCGGGCCCGCTGCAGGCGATGCTGGATGCCGTGGACCTCGCGTTGCTGCACCGCTGCGAGCCCACGGTGTATCAGTGGCGCGCCGATCGGGCACTGCCTGACGCGGCTTAG
- a CDS encoding nucleotidyl transferase AbiEii/AbiGii toxin family protein, with product MPADLEQFLPPATRAAWSRLAPLVPDNGYLVGGTALTVHLLHRVSRDLDFFIPSAFDPDGLIDTLAAAGPFTPTQLGVGTLNGVFEGTKVQFLDASGQHMLDEARVVAGVRVAGIRDLFATKLKVIADRGELRDYFDLLAIEQRAGLRAEDGLRLFVQRYRPRVPGQAVAKIVLGLGYLDDVADDPSLPMRREEIERYWRRRQPEIGKTLGAD from the coding sequence ATGCCCGCGGACCTGGAGCAGTTTCTCCCGCCGGCGACCCGCGCGGCTTGGTCGAGATTGGCCCCGCTCGTACCCGATAATGGATACCTGGTGGGCGGCACCGCTTTAACCGTTCACCTGTTGCATCGGGTGAGCCGAGACCTCGACTTCTTCATCCCGTCGGCATTCGACCCGGACGGGCTCATCGACACCCTGGCTGCGGCCGGGCCGTTCACGCCGACACAGCTCGGGGTCGGCACGCTGAACGGGGTGTTTGAGGGCACGAAGGTCCAGTTTCTCGACGCTTCCGGGCAGCACATGCTCGACGAGGCGAGAGTCGTTGCGGGCGTACGCGTGGCCGGCATCCGAGACCTGTTCGCGACGAAGCTCAAAGTGATCGCCGATCGCGGCGAGCTGCGCGACTACTTCGATCTGCTGGCGATCGAGCAACGGGCCGGGTTGCGCGCCGAGGACGGGCTGAGACTGTTCGTGCAACGATACCGTCCAAGGGTTCCGGGGCAAGCTGTTGCCAAGATCGTACTAGGACTGGGATATCTCGACGATGTCGCGGATGACCCGTCACTGCCGATGCGCCGCGAGGAGATCGAGCGTTATTGGCGCAGACGCCAGCCAGAGATAGGAAAGACCCTCGGCGCAGATTAG
- a CDS encoding FAD-binding dehydrogenase produces the protein MRPAEPGSRSGAMTDADVIVVGAGLAGLVAACEVVDRAMRVLILDQENSANLGGQAFWSFGGLFFVDSPEQRRLGVRDSHELALQDWLGTAGFDRPEDYWPRQWAHAYVDFAAGEKRSWLRARGLQIFPLVGWAERGGYDARGHGNSVPRFHITWGTGPALVEIFARRLRDRSTVRFAHRHQVDELIVENGAVTGVRGSVLEPSSEPRGVPSSRKVVSQFEFRAPAVIVTSGGIGGNHDMVRENWPKRMGRVPEQLLSGVPAHVDGRMIGISEKAGARVINRDRMWHYTEGITNYDPIWPLHGIRIIPGPSSLWLDAKGKRLPAPLYPGFDTLGTLEYIAQSGYDYTWFILNAKIIEKEFALSGQEQNPDLTGRSLRELLRNRASSGPPGPVQAFVDRGVDFVSADTLRDLVSAMNKLPDVLALDYAAVADEVTARDREVANRFSKDSQITAIRGARTYLGDRLGRVVAPHRLTDPKAGPLIAVKLHILTRKTLGGLETDLDSRVLKADGTPFDGLYAAGEVAGFGGGGVHGYRALEGTFLGGCIFSGRAAGRGAASDIA, from the coding sequence ATGCGGCCGGCGGAGCCGGGATCGAGGAGTGGCGCAATGACTGACGCGGACGTCATCGTTGTCGGAGCGGGACTGGCCGGGCTGGTGGCCGCGTGCGAAGTGGTCGATCGCGCCATGCGGGTGCTGATCCTCGACCAGGAGAACAGCGCCAATCTGGGTGGCCAGGCATTCTGGTCGTTCGGCGGCCTGTTCTTCGTCGACAGCCCCGAACAACGTCGGCTCGGTGTGCGCGACAGCCACGAACTGGCGCTGCAGGATTGGCTCGGCACCGCCGGGTTTGACAGGCCCGAAGACTACTGGCCGAGGCAATGGGCGCATGCCTACGTCGATTTCGCGGCCGGCGAGAAGCGCAGCTGGCTGCGCGCCCGCGGCTTGCAGATTTTTCCGCTGGTGGGGTGGGCCGAGCGCGGCGGATATGACGCTCGCGGGCATGGCAACTCGGTGCCGCGTTTCCACATCACCTGGGGCACCGGCCCGGCGCTGGTCGAGATCTTTGCGCGCCGGCTGCGCGACCGCTCGACCGTGCGTTTCGCGCATCGCCACCAAGTCGACGAGTTGATCGTCGAGAACGGTGCGGTGACCGGGGTGCGGGGCAGTGTCCTGGAGCCGTCTTCCGAACCGCGTGGTGTGCCGTCGTCGCGGAAAGTGGTGTCGCAGTTCGAGTTCCGTGCACCGGCGGTGATCGTCACCAGCGGTGGTATCGGCGGAAACCATGACATGGTGCGAGAGAACTGGCCCAAGCGGATGGGCCGTGTTCCCGAGCAGCTGCTGAGCGGTGTGCCTGCTCACGTCGACGGGCGGATGATCGGCATCTCCGAGAAGGCCGGCGCCCGCGTGATCAACCGCGACCGGATGTGGCATTACACCGAGGGCATCACCAACTACGACCCGATCTGGCCGCTGCACGGCATCCGGATCATCCCCGGCCCGTCGTCGCTGTGGCTGGACGCCAAGGGCAAGCGGTTGCCGGCGCCGTTGTATCCGGGCTTCGACACGCTCGGCACGCTGGAGTACATCGCCCAGTCCGGCTACGACTACACCTGGTTTATCTTGAACGCCAAGATCATTGAGAAGGAATTCGCGCTGTCGGGGCAGGAGCAGAACCCCGATTTGACCGGTCGCAGCCTGCGCGAGCTGCTGCGCAACCGGGCCAGCTCGGGCCCGCCTGGTCCGGTGCAGGCCTTCGTCGATCGGGGAGTGGACTTCGTGAGCGCGGATACGTTGCGCGACTTGGTATCTGCGATGAACAAGCTGCCCGACGTGCTGGCGCTGGACTACGCCGCGGTGGCCGACGAGGTCACTGCGCGCGACCGCGAGGTGGCCAATCGGTTCAGCAAGGACAGCCAGATCACGGCGATCCGCGGCGCGCGGACCTATCTGGGTGATCGGTTGGGCAGGGTGGTGGCGCCGCACCGGCTGACCGATCCCAAGGCCGGGCCGTTGATCGCGGTCAAGTTGCACATCTTGACCCGAAAGACGCTGGGCGGCTTGGAAACCGACCTGGACTCGCGGGTGCTCAAGGCTGACGGCACTCCATTCGACGGGCTGTACGCCGCCGGCGAGGTGGCCGGGTTCGGCGGTGGCGGAGTACACGGCTACCGGGCGCTGGAGGGCACGTTTTTGGGCGGGTGCATCTTCTCTGGCCGCGCTGCGGGTCGCGGCGCCGCCAGCGACATCGCCTAA
- the purQ gene encoding phosphoribosylformylglycinamidine synthase subunit PurQ — MTARIGVITFPGSLDDVDAARAVRFVGAEVVNLWHADADLKRVDAVVVPGGFSYGDYLRAGAIARFAPVMGEVVSAAARGLPVLGICNGFQVLCEAGLLPGALTRNAGLHFVCRDVWLRVESTTTAWTSRFEPNADLLVPLKSGEGRYVASQKVLDELESEGRVVFRYHDNINGSLRNIAGISSANGRVVGLMPHPEHAIEALTGPSDDGLGLFYSALDSVLAA; from the coding sequence GTGACGGCGCGCATCGGGGTGATCACCTTTCCGGGCTCCCTCGACGACGTCGACGCGGCGCGGGCGGTCAGGTTCGTCGGCGCCGAGGTGGTCAACCTGTGGCACGCCGACGCCGACCTCAAGAGGGTCGACGCGGTCGTGGTTCCCGGTGGCTTCTCTTACGGCGACTATCTGCGGGCCGGCGCCATCGCTCGGTTCGCACCGGTGATGGGCGAAGTCGTGTCAGCTGCTGCGCGTGGACTGCCAGTCCTTGGGATTTGCAACGGTTTTCAGGTGCTCTGCGAGGCCGGACTGTTGCCCGGCGCGCTAACCCGTAACGCCGGTTTGCATTTCGTCTGCCGTGATGTGTGGTTGCGGGTGGAGTCGACGACGACGGCATGGACGTCGCGCTTCGAACCGAATGCGGATCTGCTGGTACCGCTGAAGTCGGGTGAGGGCCGCTACGTCGCATCACAGAAGGTGCTCGACGAGCTGGAAAGCGAAGGGCGCGTGGTGTTTCGCTACCACGACAACATCAACGGCTCGCTGCGCAATATCGCCGGAATCAGCTCGGCCAACGGTCGGGTTGTCGGGCTGATGCCGCATCCCGAGCATGCGATCGAAGCACTGACCGGGCCGTCCGACGACGGGCTCGGTCTGTTCTACTCCGCGCTGGATTCCGTTCTGGCGGCCTAA
- a CDS encoding DUF6922 domain-containing protein, translating into MADVQLPARFAYLFWNADIEELDVERDGRFIASRLLMADDVAAWGWAVRHLSADDLASVASLRHATAERRALARNLAAARADSG; encoded by the coding sequence GTGGCAGATGTCCAACTCCCCGCGAGATTCGCGTACTTGTTCTGGAATGCGGATATCGAGGAACTCGATGTGGAACGCGACGGGCGCTTCATAGCGTCACGGCTCCTGATGGCCGACGACGTAGCAGCATGGGGGTGGGCGGTGCGTCACCTCTCGGCTGATGACCTGGCTTCAGTCGCATCGCTGCGACATGCAACAGCCGAACGCCGGGCACTGGCCCGCAATCTCGCCGCGGCCAGGGCTGACAGCGGATGA